A genomic stretch from Ursus arctos isolate Adak ecotype North America unplaced genomic scaffold, UrsArc2.0 scaffold_21, whole genome shotgun sequence includes:
- the ARHGEF25 gene encoding rho guanine nucleotide exchange factor 25 isoform X4, whose amino-acid sequence MKPPDRPAPGRTDRILGVMGGMLRACALPGQEGNWMLEPALATGEELPELTLLTTLLEGPGEKTQPPEEETLSQAPESEEEQKKKALERSMYVLSELVETEKMYVDDLGQIVEGYMATMAAQGVPENLRGRDRIVFGNIQQIYEWHRDYFLQELQRCLKDPDWLAQLFIKHERRLHMYVVYCQNKPKSEHVVSEFGDSYFEELRQQLGHRLQLNDLLIKPVQRIMKYQLLLKDFLKYYSRAGMDTEELEQAVEVMCFVPKRCNDMMTLGRLRGFEGKLTAQGKLLGQDTFWVTEPEAGGLLSSRGRERRVFLFEQIVLFSEALGGGVRGGAQAGYVYKSSIKVSCLGLEGNLQGDPCRFALTSRGPEGGIQRYVLQTADPAVSQAWIKQVAQILESQRDFLNALQSPIEYQRRESQTNSLGRPGGLGVGSPGRIRPGDRAQVSSRAPSNGSLPSLLLLPKGEVARAPLPLDTQALGDIPQAPRDSPPAPPIPNTPPCQARLAKLDEDEL is encoded by the exons AACTGGATGCTGGAACCAGCTCTAGCCACAGGAGAGGAGCTGCCAGAACTCACCCTGCTGACCACATTGTTGGAGGGCCCTGGAGAGAAGACACAG CCACCTGAGGAGGAGACTCTGTCCCAAGCCCCTGAGAGTGAGGAGGAACAGAAGAAGAAGGCTCTGGAAAGGAGTAT GTATGTCTTGAGTGAACTggtagagacagagaaaatgtaTGTGGACGACTTGGGGCAGATCGTGGAG GGTTACATGGCCACCATGGCTGCTCAGGGGGTCCCGGAGAATCTTCGAGGCCGTGACAGGATTGTGTTTGGGAACATCCAGCAAATCTATGAGTGGCATCGAGA CTATTTCCTGCAGGAGCTTCAGCGGTGTTTGAAGGATCCTGATTGGCTGGCTCAGCTATTCATCAAACAC GAGCGCCGGCTGCATATGTATGTGGTGTATTGTCAGAATAAGCCCAAGTCAGAGCACGTGGTGTCAGAATTCGGGGACAGCTACTTTGAG GAGCTCCGGCAGCAGCTAGGGCACCGCCTGCAGCTCAACGACCTCCTCATCAAACCCGTGCAGAGGATCATGAAATACCAGCTGCTGCTCAAG GATTTTCTCAAATATTACAGTAGAGCTGGGATGGATACTGAAGAGCTGGAG CAAGCTGTGGAGGTCATGTGCTTTGTACCCAAGCGCTGCAATGACATGATGACCCTGGGGAGACTTCGGGGGTTTGAG GGCAAACTGACTGCTCAGGGGAAGCTCTTGGGCCAGGACACATTCTGGGTCACAGAGCCCGAGGCTGGGGGGCTGCTGTCCTCCCGGGGTCGAGAGAGACGTGTTTTTCTCTTCGAGCAAATTGTCCTCTTCAGTGAGGCCCTGGGAGGAGGAGTCCGAGGAGGAGCGCAGGCTGGATATGTGTATAAGAGCAGCATTAAG GTGAGCTGCCTGGGACTGGAGGGGAACCTCCAAGGTGACCCTTGCCGCTTTGCACTGACCTCCAGAGGGCCGGAGGGTGGGATCCAGCGCTATGTCCTGCAGACGGCAGACCCCGCAGTGAGTCAGGCCTGGATCAAGCAAGTGGCTCAGATCCTGGAAAGCCAGCGGGACTTTCTCAATG CATTGCAGTCACCCATTGAGTATCAAAGACGAGAGAGCCAGACCAACAGCCTGGGGCGGCCAGGAGGGCTTGGAGTGGGGAGTCCTGGGAGAATTCGGCCTGGAGACCGGGCCCAGGTCAGCTCACGTGCACCCAGCAATGGCTcgctcccctccctgctgctgtTGCCCAAAGGGGAGGTGGCCAGAGCCCCGCTGCCCCTGGACACACAG GCCCTCGGTGACATCCCCCAAGCTCCTCGTGACTCTCCTCCAGCTCCACCAATTCCAAACACCCCTCCCTGCCAAGCCAGACTTGCCAAGCTGGATGAAGATGAGCTGTAA
- the ARHGEF25 gene encoding rho guanine nucleotide exchange factor 25 isoform X3, with product MRPPRAGGESYSIAGSEGSISASAASGLAAPSGPSSGLSSGPCSPGPPGPVSGLRRWLDHSKHCLSVETEADGGQAGPYENWMLEPALATGEELPELTLLTTLLEGPGEKTQPPEEETLSQAPESEEEQKKKALERSMYVLSELVETEKMYVDDLGQIVEGYMATMAAQGVPENLRGRDRIVFGNIQQIYEWHRDYFLQELQRCLKDPDWLAQLFIKHERRLHMYVVYCQNKPKSEHVVSEFGDSYFEELRQQLGHRLQLNDLLIKPVQRIMKYQLLLKDFLKYYSRAGMDTEELEQAVEVMCFVPKRCNDMMTLGRLRGFEGKLTAQGKLLGQDTFWVTEPEAGGLLSSRGRERRVFLFEQIVLFSEALGGGVRGGAQAGYVYKSSIKVSCLGLEGNLQGDPCRFALTSRGPEGGIQRYVLQTADPAVSQAWIKQVAQILESQRDFLNALQSPIEYQRRESQTNSLGRPGGLGVGSPGRIRPGDRAQVSSRAPSNGSLPSLLLLPKGEVARAPLPLDTQALGDIPQAPRDSPPAPPIPNTPPCQARLAKLDEDEL from the exons AATCCTATTCCATTGCTGGCAGTGAGGGGAGTATCTCAGCTTCAGCTGCTTCGGGTCTGGCTGCCCCCTCTGgccccagctctggcctcagCTCTGGCCCCTGTTCCCCGGGCCCCCCAGGGCCAGTCAGTGGCCTGAGAAGATGGTTGGATCATTCCAAACATTGTCTcagtgtggaaactgaggcagacgGTGGCCAGGCTGGACCATATGAG AACTGGATGCTGGAACCAGCTCTAGCCACAGGAGAGGAGCTGCCAGAACTCACCCTGCTGACCACATTGTTGGAGGGCCCTGGAGAGAAGACACAG CCACCTGAGGAGGAGACTCTGTCCCAAGCCCCTGAGAGTGAGGAGGAACAGAAGAAGAAGGCTCTGGAAAGGAGTAT GTATGTCTTGAGTGAACTggtagagacagagaaaatgtaTGTGGACGACTTGGGGCAGATCGTGGAG GGTTACATGGCCACCATGGCTGCTCAGGGGGTCCCGGAGAATCTTCGAGGCCGTGACAGGATTGTGTTTGGGAACATCCAGCAAATCTATGAGTGGCATCGAGA CTATTTCCTGCAGGAGCTTCAGCGGTGTTTGAAGGATCCTGATTGGCTGGCTCAGCTATTCATCAAACAC GAGCGCCGGCTGCATATGTATGTGGTGTATTGTCAGAATAAGCCCAAGTCAGAGCACGTGGTGTCAGAATTCGGGGACAGCTACTTTGAG GAGCTCCGGCAGCAGCTAGGGCACCGCCTGCAGCTCAACGACCTCCTCATCAAACCCGTGCAGAGGATCATGAAATACCAGCTGCTGCTCAAG GATTTTCTCAAATATTACAGTAGAGCTGGGATGGATACTGAAGAGCTGGAG CAAGCTGTGGAGGTCATGTGCTTTGTACCCAAGCGCTGCAATGACATGATGACCCTGGGGAGACTTCGGGGGTTTGAG GGCAAACTGACTGCTCAGGGGAAGCTCTTGGGCCAGGACACATTCTGGGTCACAGAGCCCGAGGCTGGGGGGCTGCTGTCCTCCCGGGGTCGAGAGAGACGTGTTTTTCTCTTCGAGCAAATTGTCCTCTTCAGTGAGGCCCTGGGAGGAGGAGTCCGAGGAGGAGCGCAGGCTGGATATGTGTATAAGAGCAGCATTAAG GTGAGCTGCCTGGGACTGGAGGGGAACCTCCAAGGTGACCCTTGCCGCTTTGCACTGACCTCCAGAGGGCCGGAGGGTGGGATCCAGCGCTATGTCCTGCAGACGGCAGACCCCGCAGTGAGTCAGGCCTGGATCAAGCAAGTGGCTCAGATCCTGGAAAGCCAGCGGGACTTTCTCAATG CATTGCAGTCACCCATTGAGTATCAAAGACGAGAGAGCCAGACCAACAGCCTGGGGCGGCCAGGAGGGCTTGGAGTGGGGAGTCCTGGGAGAATTCGGCCTGGAGACCGGGCCCAGGTCAGCTCACGTGCACCCAGCAATGGCTcgctcccctccctgctgctgtTGCCCAAAGGGGAGGTGGCCAGAGCCCCGCTGCCCCTGGACACACAG GCCCTCGGTGACATCCCCCAAGCTCCTCGTGACTCTCCTCCAGCTCCACCAATTCCAAACACCCCTCCCTGCCAAGCCAGACTTGCCAAGCTGGATGAAGATGAGCTGTAA
- the ARHGEF25 gene encoding rho guanine nucleotide exchange factor 25 isoform X2 produces the protein MRGGHKGGRCACPHVIRKVLAKCGCCFARGGRESYSIAGSEGSISASAASGLAAPSGPSSGLSSGPCSPGPPGPVSGLRRWLDHSKHCLSVETEADGGQAGPYENWMLEPALATGEELPELTLLTTLLEGPGEKTQPPEEETLSQAPESEEEQKKKALERSMYVLSELVETEKMYVDDLGQIVEGYMATMAAQGVPENLRGRDRIVFGNIQQIYEWHRDYFLQELQRCLKDPDWLAQLFIKHERRLHMYVVYCQNKPKSEHVVSEFGDSYFEELRQQLGHRLQLNDLLIKPVQRIMKYQLLLKDFLKYYSRAGMDTEELEQAVEVMCFVPKRCNDMMTLGRLRGFEGKLTAQGKLLGQDTFWVTEPEAGGLLSSRGRERRVFLFEQIVLFSEALGGGVRGGAQAGYVYKSSIKVSCLGLEGNLQGDPCRFALTSRGPEGGIQRYVLQTADPAVSQAWIKQVAQILESQRDFLNALQSPIEYQRRESQTNSLGRPGGLGVGSPGRIRPGDRAQVSSRAPSNGSLPSLLLLPKGEVARAPLPLDTQALGDIPQAPRDSPPAPPIPNTPPCQARLAKLDEDEL, from the exons ATGCGGGGGGGGCACAAGGGGGGTCGCTGTGCCTGTCCCCACGTGATCCGAAAAGTGCTGGCAAAATGCGGCTGCTGCTTCGCCCGGGGGGGTCGTG AATCCTATTCCATTGCTGGCAGTGAGGGGAGTATCTCAGCTTCAGCTGCTTCGGGTCTGGCTGCCCCCTCTGgccccagctctggcctcagCTCTGGCCCCTGTTCCCCGGGCCCCCCAGGGCCAGTCAGTGGCCTGAGAAGATGGTTGGATCATTCCAAACATTGTCTcagtgtggaaactgaggcagacgGTGGCCAGGCTGGACCATATGAG AACTGGATGCTGGAACCAGCTCTAGCCACAGGAGAGGAGCTGCCAGAACTCACCCTGCTGACCACATTGTTGGAGGGCCCTGGAGAGAAGACACAG CCACCTGAGGAGGAGACTCTGTCCCAAGCCCCTGAGAGTGAGGAGGAACAGAAGAAGAAGGCTCTGGAAAGGAGTAT GTATGTCTTGAGTGAACTggtagagacagagaaaatgtaTGTGGACGACTTGGGGCAGATCGTGGAG GGTTACATGGCCACCATGGCTGCTCAGGGGGTCCCGGAGAATCTTCGAGGCCGTGACAGGATTGTGTTTGGGAACATCCAGCAAATCTATGAGTGGCATCGAGA CTATTTCCTGCAGGAGCTTCAGCGGTGTTTGAAGGATCCTGATTGGCTGGCTCAGCTATTCATCAAACAC GAGCGCCGGCTGCATATGTATGTGGTGTATTGTCAGAATAAGCCCAAGTCAGAGCACGTGGTGTCAGAATTCGGGGACAGCTACTTTGAG GAGCTCCGGCAGCAGCTAGGGCACCGCCTGCAGCTCAACGACCTCCTCATCAAACCCGTGCAGAGGATCATGAAATACCAGCTGCTGCTCAAG GATTTTCTCAAATATTACAGTAGAGCTGGGATGGATACTGAAGAGCTGGAG CAAGCTGTGGAGGTCATGTGCTTTGTACCCAAGCGCTGCAATGACATGATGACCCTGGGGAGACTTCGGGGGTTTGAG GGCAAACTGACTGCTCAGGGGAAGCTCTTGGGCCAGGACACATTCTGGGTCACAGAGCCCGAGGCTGGGGGGCTGCTGTCCTCCCGGGGTCGAGAGAGACGTGTTTTTCTCTTCGAGCAAATTGTCCTCTTCAGTGAGGCCCTGGGAGGAGGAGTCCGAGGAGGAGCGCAGGCTGGATATGTGTATAAGAGCAGCATTAAG GTGAGCTGCCTGGGACTGGAGGGGAACCTCCAAGGTGACCCTTGCCGCTTTGCACTGACCTCCAGAGGGCCGGAGGGTGGGATCCAGCGCTATGTCCTGCAGACGGCAGACCCCGCAGTGAGTCAGGCCTGGATCAAGCAAGTGGCTCAGATCCTGGAAAGCCAGCGGGACTTTCTCAATG CATTGCAGTCACCCATTGAGTATCAAAGACGAGAGAGCCAGACCAACAGCCTGGGGCGGCCAGGAGGGCTTGGAGTGGGGAGTCCTGGGAGAATTCGGCCTGGAGACCGGGCCCAGGTCAGCTCACGTGCACCCAGCAATGGCTcgctcccctccctgctgctgtTGCCCAAAGGGGAGGTGGCCAGAGCCCCGCTGCCCCTGGACACACAG GCCCTCGGTGACATCCCCCAAGCTCCTCGTGACTCTCCTCCAGCTCCACCAATTCCAAACACCCCTCCCTGCCAAGCCAGACTTGCCAAGCTGGATGAAGATGAGCTGTAA